The Streptomyces europaeiscabiei genome window below encodes:
- a CDS encoding class I SAM-dependent methyltransferase — MSLFRAFMREQDDPEYCYALLARDAVDQVEAYGGAPVDGLTVVDVGGGSGYFTEEFRRRGAQAYLFEPDLRELGTKPPDGAVVADGYLLPLADGVADVTFTSNVLEHVSDPPTFISELVRVTRPGGLIYVSFTNWLSPWGGHEWAPWHYLGAERARARYRRRTGKDAKHTLGENLFAVHIGRTLRQVRGRDDVTVVSARSRYWPFLAETVVKAPGLREFATWNLLLILRRCPP, encoded by the coding sequence GTGTCCCTCTTCCGGGCCTTCATGCGGGAGCAGGACGATCCCGAGTACTGCTATGCGCTGCTGGCCCGCGATGCCGTCGATCAGGTCGAGGCGTACGGCGGGGCGCCCGTCGACGGGCTGACCGTCGTCGATGTCGGGGGCGGGAGCGGGTACTTCACCGAGGAGTTCCGGCGGCGGGGTGCGCAGGCGTATCTCTTCGAGCCGGATCTGCGGGAGTTGGGGACGAAGCCGCCGGACGGGGCCGTCGTCGCCGACGGGTATCTGCTTCCCCTGGCCGACGGCGTCGCCGACGTCACCTTCACCTCCAACGTGTTGGAGCATGTCTCCGATCCGCCGACCTTCATCAGTGAGCTGGTGCGGGTGACGCGGCCCGGCGGGCTGATCTATGTGTCGTTCACGAACTGGCTGTCCCCGTGGGGCGGGCACGAGTGGGCGCCCTGGCACTACCTGGGAGCCGAACGGGCGCGGGCCCGCTATCGGCGCCGTACCGGGAAGGACGCCAAGCACACCCTCGGCGAGAACCTCTTCGCCGTGCACATCGGACGCACTTTGCGGCAGGTGCGCGGCCGGGACGACGTGACGGTCGTGTCGGCGCGCTCCCGCTACTGGCCGTTTCTCGCGGAGACCGTCGTGAAGGCGCCGGGACTGCGTGAGTTCGCCACCTGGAACCTCCTCCTCATCCTCCGGCGGTGTCCACCATGA
- a CDS encoding alpha-(1->3)-arabinofuranosyltransferase, whose translation MTSTVQAPPPAPVRPAGTTEGPPEGPRSRRWLLGFWAVVFVLLVAAQPGRQTFDTKLGVTTDPWQFVSDLGQLWHDRGGFGGIQDQYVGYLWPMLPYYGLSDLVGLPVWLAERLWLSLIVSVAFWGALRLAERLGVGSSASRLLAAGAYALWPVFTTVVGSTSAAALPGAFLPWVLLPLTNERYSARVAALRSALVIPFMGGVNATATLASLVPVGLYLLTRTPGTRQRRLIAWWVPGVILATAWWVVPLLLLGFHGENFLPYVESSQTTTATMSATEALRGAGNWVAYLNFGEPWLPAGWSVAASVVVILSSALAAGLGLAGLARRDMPERRWLVLTVLVVALITLAGYGGVFGAPFHGVVQDWLNGGLAPFRNIYKFQTGLALALVLGLAHVVGVAAQAHGARRVRGRRFAPLIAAVLVVPGLLWPYLNGAVLQPGSFQELPKYWQSTADWLKKYSPDSRALVVPATAHGIYTWGTTVDQPLDVLAESRWAQRDYVPFGTPGNRRAMDAVEQALLTGGEVPGLGDYLSRAGLYYVVVRNDLDPDQIGSVPTTTVKRTLEQSGYERVTGLGPMMTGGRIAEGTPLQIEGLYARQRAVEIYRPAQDVPRPGQAGLKAIADTAVVSGGPESLLPLAADPELRDRATVLTGDNHPGLGTPAVQVVGDGLRRADTRFGLVNANTSYTYTANERNPSGSVQDPGAKPKQILPVSGLGHQTVAELRGAESVTASTSGNWLFHLPQYDPVNAFDGDRGTAWAEGAAGSANGQWLRIDFDGSQDVPETFEVTPLPQDGVRSAPTRIKVETERGSRSTNLQADGSTQTVNARPGETSWLKITILDSAERHTGLVGAGFAEIDIPGVEVTRMLRLPTDAKESDASAEVIALQRAADPTGLSPTGTEPGLHRAFGTTTAGTYEVRATAVPVPGDELDKLLYEVAPDQQTRMTATAGSTASLGAGLSPRNLTDGDLTTAWIAGDDPTIHLDWKDKWPVGSLVLAPAGGLSARPTQVEISSPDGAAIAGVDENGWVRFDPINTDQLDITITETAPLTVHNPVADEDLQLPVGLTEAYVPALDQYRTPQPAPTRDFELPCGEGPAVEVDGTLYETSAKGTVRDLVERRSIDLTLCQNGKAEGGLELGAADRHTFESEDSGALAVTTVTLTRGSIAEPAAGGRDLGIRDWLGDRRAVTVGDGAASYLTTYENFNDGWKATLGGRELTPVRLDGWQQGWRVPGGAGGTVKLSYEPSVTYEAGLIGAGVGLAALIGLALWRRREPNPDEPQPIPPGPGLWLGTVALTLVGIVIAGFFALLVPLLALLARRRHTLLVPIAFLALAGAGLAAALGAGEPVAADEGAFGHVAQLLALIGLFAALVSVGADVVTSPERPGPTREFEVPPGAPLPQRRRVDKTLNGGPGSSGEGGGSLAGPTTSARGPGSPQGDQDTPTRRIPFTKPKSGAAPPENDGPTGEGGTGKGEPA comes from the coding sequence ATGACGAGCACGGTCCAGGCTCCACCTCCCGCGCCGGTGCGGCCGGCGGGCACGACCGAGGGACCCCCCGAGGGCCCTCGGTCGCGGCGCTGGCTGCTGGGATTCTGGGCCGTGGTGTTCGTACTGCTGGTCGCCGCGCAACCGGGGCGGCAGACCTTCGACACCAAGCTCGGAGTCACCACCGACCCCTGGCAGTTCGTCTCCGACCTCGGTCAGCTGTGGCACGACCGGGGCGGGTTCGGCGGGATCCAGGACCAGTACGTCGGCTACCTGTGGCCGATGCTGCCGTACTACGGGCTGAGCGACCTGGTCGGGCTGCCGGTGTGGCTCGCCGAGCGGCTGTGGCTGTCGCTGATCGTGTCGGTGGCGTTCTGGGGCGCGCTGCGGCTGGCCGAGCGGCTGGGTGTCGGGAGTTCCGCATCACGGCTGTTGGCCGCCGGTGCCTACGCGTTGTGGCCCGTGTTCACCACCGTCGTCGGGTCGACCTCGGCCGCCGCGCTGCCGGGGGCGTTCCTGCCGTGGGTGCTGCTGCCGTTGACCAACGAGCGGTACAGCGCGCGGGTGGCCGCCCTGCGGTCGGCGCTCGTCATCCCGTTCATGGGCGGGGTCAACGCGACCGCGACCCTGGCCTCGCTGGTGCCCGTCGGGCTGTACCTGCTCACCCGGACGCCGGGGACGCGGCAGCGGAGGCTGATCGCCTGGTGGGTGCCGGGGGTGATCCTGGCGACCGCGTGGTGGGTGGTCCCGCTGCTGCTGCTCGGCTTCCACGGGGAGAACTTCCTTCCGTACGTGGAGAGTTCGCAGACCACGACGGCCACGATGTCCGCCACCGAGGCACTGCGGGGCGCCGGGAACTGGGTGGCGTATCTGAACTTCGGTGAGCCCTGGCTGCCGGCCGGCTGGTCCGTCGCCGCGTCCGTCGTCGTGATCCTGTCGTCGGCGCTGGCGGCGGGGCTGGGACTCGCCGGGCTCGCGCGGCGGGACATGCCCGAGCGGCGGTGGCTGGTGCTGACCGTGCTGGTGGTCGCGCTGATCACGCTCGCCGGGTACGGCGGTGTGTTCGGGGCGCCCTTCCACGGGGTGGTCCAGGACTGGCTGAACGGGGGCCTCGCGCCCTTCCGGAACATCTACAAGTTCCAGACCGGGCTGGCGCTCGCGCTCGTCCTCGGGCTCGCGCATGTGGTGGGGGTGGCCGCGCAGGCGCACGGGGCCCGCCGGGTGCGGGGGCGTCGGTTCGCCCCGCTGATCGCGGCCGTCCTCGTCGTCCCGGGGCTGCTGTGGCCGTACCTCAACGGGGCGGTGCTGCAGCCCGGTTCGTTCCAGGAGCTGCCCAAGTACTGGCAGTCGACGGCCGATTGGCTGAAGAAGTATTCGCCCGACTCGCGGGCGCTGGTCGTACCGGCCACCGCGCACGGCATCTACACCTGGGGCACCACCGTCGACCAGCCCCTCGACGTCCTCGCCGAGTCCCGCTGGGCACAGCGCGACTACGTCCCCTTCGGCACCCCCGGCAACCGGCGCGCGATGGACGCCGTCGAGCAGGCGCTGCTGACGGGCGGCGAAGTCCCGGGTCTGGGCGACTACTTGAGCCGGGCCGGCCTGTACTACGTCGTCGTACGCAATGACCTCGACCCCGACCAGATCGGCTCGGTGCCGACCACGACCGTGAAGCGGACCCTGGAGCAGTCCGGGTACGAGCGGGTGACGGGGCTCGGGCCGATGATGACCGGCGGGCGGATCGCCGAGGGCACCCCGCTCCAGATCGAGGGGCTGTACGCACGGCAGCGGGCCGTGGAGATCTATCGCCCCGCCCAGGACGTGCCGCGTCCCGGGCAGGCCGGGCTGAAGGCGATCGCGGACACCGCCGTCGTCTCCGGCGGCCCCGAATCACTGCTGCCGCTCGCCGCCGACCCCGAACTGCGCGACCGCGCCACCGTGCTGACCGGCGACAACCACCCCGGCCTCGGCACCCCGGCCGTACAGGTGGTCGGCGACGGACTGCGCCGCGCGGACACCCGCTTCGGCCTGGTCAACGCCAACACGTCGTACACGTACACGGCGAACGAGCGGAACCCGAGCGGAAGTGTGCAGGACCCCGGTGCGAAGCCCAAGCAGATCCTGCCGGTGTCGGGTCTCGGCCACCAGACGGTGGCCGAGCTGCGCGGCGCCGAGTCGGTGACCGCCTCGACCAGCGGAAACTGGTTGTTCCATCTGCCGCAGTACGACCCGGTGAACGCCTTCGACGGCGACCGGGGCACCGCCTGGGCGGAGGGCGCGGCCGGGTCGGCGAACGGTCAGTGGCTGCGGATCGACTTCGACGGCAGCCAGGACGTCCCGGAGACGTTCGAGGTCACACCGCTGCCGCAGGACGGGGTGCGGTCGGCGCCGACACGGATCAAGGTGGAGACCGAGCGGGGCTCCCGCTCCACGAACCTCCAGGCCGACGGCTCGACGCAGACGGTCAACGCCCGTCCCGGCGAGACGAGTTGGCTGAAGATCACGATCCTCGACTCGGCGGAGCGGCACACCGGGCTCGTCGGCGCGGGCTTCGCCGAGATCGACATCCCCGGCGTCGAGGTCACCCGGATGCTGCGGCTGCCGACCGATGCGAAGGAGTCCGACGCCTCCGCCGAGGTGATCGCGCTGCAGAGGGCCGCCGACCCGACCGGTCTCTCTCCCACGGGCACGGAACCGGGGCTGCACCGCGCCTTCGGCACCACCACGGCGGGGACGTACGAGGTGAGGGCGACGGCCGTCCCCGTGCCGGGCGACGAACTCGACAAGCTGCTCTACGAGGTCGCCCCCGACCAGCAGACCCGGATGACGGCGACCGCCGGATCCACGGCCTCCCTCGGGGCCGGGCTCTCGCCGCGCAACCTGACCGACGGCGACCTGACGACGGCGTGGATCGCGGGCGACGACCCGACCATCCATCTCGACTGGAAGGACAAGTGGCCGGTCGGCTCGCTCGTCCTGGCCCCGGCGGGCGGCCTGTCGGCCCGGCCGACGCAGGTCGAGATCAGCTCTCCCGACGGCGCCGCCATCGCCGGTGTCGACGAGAACGGCTGGGTCCGCTTCGACCCGATCAACACCGACCAGCTCGACATCACCATCACCGAGACCGCCCCGCTGACCGTCCACAACCCCGTCGCCGACGAGGACCTGCAACTCCCGGTCGGCCTCACGGAGGCGTACGTCCCGGCCCTCGACCAGTACCGCACTCCGCAGCCCGCCCCGACCCGGGACTTCGAGCTGCCGTGCGGCGAGGGCCCGGCGGTCGAGGTCGACGGGACGCTGTACGAGACGAGCGCCAAGGGCACGGTACGGGACCTGGTGGAGCGCCGGTCGATCGACCTGACGCTCTGCCAGAACGGCAAGGCAGAGGGCGGGTTGGAGCTCGGTGCGGCCGACCGGCACACCTTCGAGTCCGAGGACTCGGGCGCGCTGGCCGTCACCACCGTGACCCTCACCCGGGGCTCGATCGCCGAACCCGCCGCAGGCGGCCGCGACCTGGGCATACGGGACTGGCTCGGCGACCGCCGCGCGGTCACCGTCGGCGACGGGGCGGCCTCCTACCTGACGACGTACGAGAACTTCAACGACGGCTGGAAGGCCACGCTGGGCGGCCGCGAGCTGACCCCCGTGCGGCTCGACGGCTGGCAGCAGGGCTGGCGCGTCCCCGGCGGCGCGGGCGGCACGGTCAAGCTGTCGTACGAGCCGTCCGTGACGTACGAGGCCGGGCTGATCGGTGCCGGCGTGGGCCTCGCGGCCCTGATCGGGCTGGCCCTCTGGCGCCGCCGGGAGCCCAACCCCGACGAGCCGCAGCCCATCCCGCCGGGCCCCGGCCTCTGGCTCGGCACGGTCGCCCTCACCCTCGTCGGCATCGTCATCGCGGGCTTCTTCGCCCTCCTGGTCCCGTTGCTGGCCCTCCTCGCCCGGAGACGGCACACCCTGCTCGTACCGATCGCCTTCCTCGCCCTGGCCGGTGCCGGCCTCGCCGCCGCCCTCGGAGCGGGCGAGCCGGTCGCGGCGGACGAGGGCGCGTTCGGGCATGTGGCCCAACTCCTCGCGCTGATCGGGTTGTTCGCGGCGCTGGTGAGTGTGGGGGCGGACGTCGTGACCTCGCCGGAACGGCCGGGCCCCACACGGGAGTTCGAGGTCCCGCCGGGGGCGCCGCTGCCGCAGCGGAGGCGGGTGGACAAGACACTGAACGGCGGACCGGGCAGCTCCGGGGAAGGCGGCGGGTCCCTCGCGGGTCCGACGACCTCGGCACGCGGGCCGGGCTCCCCGCAAGGGGACCAGGACACACCGACCCGGCGGATTCCGTTCACCAAGCCGAAGTCCGGGGCGGCGCCGCCGGAGAACGACGGCCCCACGGGAGAAGGCGGTACGGGTAAGGGGGAACCGGCATGA
- a CDS encoding glycosyltransferase family 4 protein: MPQHVPFSLVEVFPRLDRHRSAGPPQPRRIVFLARRDLGNPAAGGSELLVDRLADGLTRLGHQVTLLCGGPAANRDYRVVSAGGDLSHHLRAKSAFARQVGDCDLLVEVCNGMPYLAPLWHHGPTMCLVNHVHTDVWQLRFGGPLAPAARLGRRLEHWSLTAAQRQNLLVAVSPSTATALRSIGVERERIRVVHNGVEEPGPRSERSSEPLFVAVGRLVEYKRIDLLLRLWERVRPVTGGRLVIVGDGPERSRLEAMAGAGVEFAGHVCEEEKHRLLCAAWLLLHPSAVEGWGLVVTEAAVRETPSVAFDVPGLRDSVVDGETGVLARGESSFAAAWCALALSTDRRVLMGKAARERAAHYRWGHTVRQFRAVAAEAVRGWTP, from the coding sequence ATGCCCCAGCACGTGCCGTTTTCGCTGGTCGAGGTGTTTCCGCGCCTGGACCGGCACCGATCGGCAGGCCCCCCACAGCCACGCCGGATCGTCTTTCTCGCCCGCCGTGACCTCGGTAATCCGGCGGCGGGGGGCTCCGAGCTCCTCGTCGACCGGCTCGCCGACGGCCTGACCCGGCTGGGCCACCAGGTCACCCTGCTGTGCGGGGGTCCGGCGGCCAACCGCGACTACCGGGTCGTGTCGGCCGGCGGCGACCTGAGCCACCATCTGCGCGCCAAGTCGGCCTTCGCCCGTCAGGTCGGCGACTGCGACCTCCTCGTCGAGGTGTGCAACGGCATGCCCTACCTCGCGCCGCTCTGGCACCACGGTCCGACGATGTGCCTGGTCAACCATGTGCACACGGATGTGTGGCAGCTGCGGTTCGGCGGCCCCCTGGCGCCGGCCGCGCGGCTCGGCCGAAGACTCGAACACTGGTCGCTGACAGCCGCGCAGCGCCAGAATCTGCTGGTCGCCGTGTCCCCGTCCACGGCCACCGCGCTCCGCTCGATCGGTGTGGAGCGGGAGCGGATACGGGTCGTGCACAACGGGGTCGAGGAGCCCGGGCCGCGTTCCGAGCGGTCGTCCGAGCCGCTGTTCGTGGCCGTGGGGCGGCTGGTCGAGTACAAGCGCATCGATCTGCTGCTGCGGCTGTGGGAACGGGTGCGGCCGGTGACGGGCGGGCGGCTCGTGATCGTCGGTGACGGGCCGGAGCGGTCACGGCTGGAAGCGATGGCCGGGGCGGGTGTCGAGTTCGCCGGGCACGTCTGCGAGGAGGAGAAGCACCGGCTGTTGTGCGCGGCCTGGTTACTGCTTCATCCGTCCGCCGTCGAGGGGTGGGGGCTGGTCGTCACGGAGGCCGCCGTGCGGGAGACGCCCTCGGTCGCCTTCGATGTGCCGGGGCTGCGGGATTCCGTCGTGGACGGGGAGACCGGGGTGCTGGCCCGGGGCGAGTCGTCGTTCGCCGCGGCCTGGTGCGCGTTGGCGCTGTCCACCGATCGGCGGGTGCTGATGGGGAAGGCCGCGCGGGAACGGGCCGCGCACTACCGGTGGGGTCACACGGTGCGGCAGTTTCGTGCGGTGGCCGCGGAGGCTGTGCGGGGCTGGACGCCATGA
- a CDS encoding helix-turn-helix domain-containing protein yields the protein MTGVPVTVTVRSAWHDVPRLQVREFAAIAMAEAPALAEEILGEIRREYPQLPVVLDDSGEPMALIGIRRAIEVFVQHLETAEGRPRVPPGVFQEFGRGEGLNGRSLDSLQAIYRLGVRLAWRRFAEIGQRVEIPPPAMYELVDAGYEYLDGLVDQSVRGYAEAAARQAGERLRLQRRLMELLLAEHHRGDPADALTERAARIGWTLPEKVAVGVLLRPAREAMAPAVGQGVLLDMEYEQPRMVVPEPDAAGRPELLHRALTGWSGAIGPPVPLADAAKSLRWAEAAVRLMERRLLPGGEVLHCTEHTEALVLLQPEELIDDLALRCLAPLAHCGPTHGRRLAETLLAWLETRGGAPEIATRLGVHPQTVRYRLRQIRELWGDEIDNPDRRFELELVLRAQRLRGELGDPRPRR from the coding sequence GTGACCGGAGTGCCGGTGACCGTCACGGTCCGCTCCGCCTGGCACGACGTGCCGCGCCTGCAGGTGCGCGAGTTCGCCGCGATCGCCATGGCCGAGGCCCCCGCCCTCGCCGAGGAGATCCTGGGTGAGATCCGCCGCGAGTACCCGCAGCTGCCCGTCGTCCTCGACGACTCCGGCGAGCCGATGGCCCTCATCGGCATCCGCCGCGCGATCGAGGTCTTCGTCCAGCACCTGGAGACCGCCGAGGGCCGCCCGCGTGTCCCTCCCGGCGTCTTCCAGGAGTTCGGCCGCGGCGAGGGCCTGAACGGCCGCAGCCTGGATTCGTTGCAGGCGATCTATCGCCTCGGTGTACGCCTCGCCTGGCGCCGTTTCGCGGAGATCGGCCAGCGCGTGGAGATCCCGCCGCCCGCGATGTACGAACTCGTCGACGCCGGATACGAGTACCTGGACGGCTTGGTGGACCAGTCGGTGCGCGGCTATGCGGAGGCGGCTGCTCGGCAGGCCGGCGAACGGCTGCGACTGCAACGCCGGCTGATGGAACTCCTCCTCGCCGAGCACCACAGGGGCGACCCGGCGGACGCGCTCACGGAACGCGCGGCCCGGATCGGCTGGACCCTCCCGGAGAAGGTCGCGGTCGGGGTCCTGTTACGCCCGGCCCGCGAGGCCATGGCCCCCGCGGTCGGCCAGGGCGTCCTGCTGGACATGGAGTACGAGCAGCCCCGCATGGTCGTCCCCGAACCGGACGCGGCCGGCCGCCCCGAACTCCTCCACCGCGCCCTGACCGGCTGGTCCGGCGCGATCGGCCCGCCGGTGCCGCTGGCCGACGCGGCGAAGTCGCTGCGCTGGGCGGAGGCCGCCGTACGGCTCATGGAACGCCGGCTGCTGCCCGGCGGCGAGGTCCTGCACTGCACCGAGCACACCGAGGCCCTGGTCCTCCTCCAGCCCGAGGAGCTGATCGACGACCTCGCCCTGCGCTGCCTCGCCCCCCTGGCCCACTGCGGCCCCACCCACGGCCGCCGCCTCGCCGAGACCCTCCTCGCCTGGCTGGAGACCCGCGGCGGCGCCCCCGAGATCGCCACCCGCCTCGGTGTGCACCCGCAAACCGTCCGTTACCGTCTCCGCCAGATCCGCGAACTCTGGGGCGATGAGATCGACAACCCCGACCGCCGCTTCGAACTGGAACTCGTCCTGAGGGCGCAACGCCTGCGGGGCGAACTGGGGGACCCGCGTCCCCGGCGGTGA
- a CDS encoding SMP-30/gluconolactonase/LRE family protein — translation MSAPTGYEIAVREYAALGEGPTWDADAQRLIWIDILGSRVYTYDPASGRRTVLVTEQHVGAAKPRVGGGLVLNLRDGVGLTDPDGGFRWLHHEPVPGRRANDAAVAPDGSLYAGTMRYDEAPGGGTLSRFTADGLTRTVLDDVAVSNGTGWSPDGRLMYYIDSPTRRVDVFDYTDTEDGRLPVGRRPFVTIEDGGGFPDGLTVDAEGCVWVALWEGGAVRRYTPAGTLDRVIPLPTPRPTACAFGGPDLTDLYITTARTGTETPHPLSGSLLVVPGAGKGLAQPAFAG, via the coding sequence ATGAGCGCGCCCACGGGTTACGAGATCGCGGTACGGGAGTACGCGGCCCTCGGCGAGGGCCCCACCTGGGACGCCGACGCCCAACGCCTGATCTGGATCGACATCCTCGGGTCGCGCGTTTACACGTATGACCCGGCGTCGGGCCGCCGCACGGTCCTCGTCACCGAGCAGCACGTCGGCGCGGCCAAGCCCCGCGTCGGCGGCGGCCTCGTCCTGAACCTCCGGGACGGCGTGGGCCTGACCGACCCGGACGGCGGCTTCCGGTGGCTGCACCACGAGCCGGTCCCCGGCCGCCGCGCCAACGACGCCGCCGTCGCCCCCGACGGCTCCCTCTACGCCGGCACCATGCGCTACGACGAGGCCCCGGGCGGCGGCACCCTGTCCCGCTTCACCGCCGACGGCCTCACACGGACGGTCCTCGACGACGTCGCCGTCAGCAACGGCACCGGCTGGAGCCCGGACGGCCGGCTGATGTACTACATCGACTCGCCGACCCGCCGCGTCGACGTCTTCGACTACACGGACACCGAGGACGGCCGCCTGCCCGTCGGCCGGCGCCCCTTCGTGACCATCGAGGACGGTGGCGGTTTCCCCGACGGCCTCACCGTCGACGCCGAGGGCTGCGTCTGGGTCGCCCTCTGGGAGGGCGGCGCCGTCCGCCGCTACACCCCGGCCGGCACCCTGGACCGCGTCATCCCCCTCCCCACCCCCCGCCCCACCGCCTGCGCGTTCGGCGGCCCCGACCTCACCGACCTGTACATCACGACAGCCCGCACGGGAACAGAGACCCCGCACCCGCTGTCGGGCTCACTGCTGGTGGTACCGGGCGCGGGGAAGGGCCTGGCCCAGCCGGCGTTCGCGGGCTGA
- a CDS encoding DUF3068 domain-containing protein, with protein MRRTASPISLVLLGLGTFLLVLAPLLAWYVQPRAAVNPIDIDTTAVYTGTGSVFDVGQVRTVPDQEITVTQRVRGDVAESERSGAAVWDVITSVDTEKSLPAADPHDALDFTPHRWVSDRRTNRPVHCCDEKPYIEGEAYLKFPFDVQERSYRWWDNTLGATVTLHYEGRKKIRGYEGLRFTAKVPATKTGTRMVPGALVDEPSRPQVLAEEWYANHGLELVVDQSTGRVLYAQTGPRRTLRAPGGDEDAAVLLDSRKLSFTSATQKFAVDQAEKDSGLLRLVGRTVPIGAAVVGFVLAAAGAVLVVRGRRRPDTPESSQEPITM; from the coding sequence ATGCGCCGTACAGCCTCACCGATCTCCCTGGTCCTGCTGGGCCTCGGCACCTTTCTGCTGGTCCTCGCGCCCCTGCTCGCGTGGTACGTGCAGCCACGGGCCGCCGTGAACCCGATCGACATCGACACGACCGCCGTCTACACCGGCACGGGCAGCGTCTTCGACGTGGGGCAGGTGAGGACCGTGCCGGACCAGGAGATCACCGTGACCCAGCGGGTGCGCGGCGATGTGGCCGAAAGTGAGCGCAGCGGGGCCGCGGTGTGGGACGTGATCACCTCGGTCGACACCGAGAAATCACTGCCGGCGGCCGACCCGCACGACGCGCTGGACTTCACCCCGCACCGCTGGGTGAGCGACCGGAGGACCAACCGGCCCGTGCACTGCTGCGACGAGAAGCCGTACATCGAGGGCGAGGCGTACCTGAAGTTCCCCTTCGACGTGCAGGAACGCTCCTACCGCTGGTGGGACAACACGCTCGGCGCGACGGTGACGCTCCACTACGAGGGCCGCAAGAAGATCCGGGGCTATGAGGGGCTGCGCTTCACGGCGAAGGTTCCGGCCACGAAGACCGGCACCCGGATGGTCCCCGGCGCCCTCGTCGACGAGCCGAGCAGGCCGCAGGTGCTCGCCGAGGAGTGGTACGCCAACCACGGTCTCGAACTGGTCGTCGACCAGAGCACGGGACGCGTGCTCTACGCGCAGACCGGGCCGCGCCGGACGCTGCGGGCGCCGGGCGGGGACGAGGACGCGGCGGTGCTGCTGGACAGCCGGAAGCTCTCGTTCACCTCGGCGACGCAGAAGTTCGCGGTCGACCAGGCGGAGAAGGACAGCGGACTGCTGCGACTGGTGGGGCGGACGGTGCCGATCGGTGCCGCTGTGGTCGGTTTCGTCCTCGCCGCGGCGGGTGCCGTTTTGGTCGTGCGCGGCAGGCGGCGCCCCGATACGCCCGAGTCGTCCCAGGAACCGATCACGATGTGA
- a CDS encoding IclR family transcriptional regulator, with amino-acid sequence MGRLVPAVTRALDILELFLDGDGTLSAPDIVRRLQLPRTTVHELVTTLAARGYIVQVQGQPGRYRLGVRPYQLGSRYAEQLDLAAEGQQVARSVAETCDETVHVAILEYTDVIYIAKVDSTHAVRMVSAAGRRLPAHCTSVGKMLLASLPEVELSARIPDDADLIAMTPNSITDPAALRETLARIRERGLAVENRESNPDVSCVAAPVRDRTGRVVAAISISVPMIRWSDERRIELEQLAAKGAAELSERLGHRIVA; translated from the coding sequence ATGGGACGCCTAGTACCTGCCGTGACCCGGGCGCTCGACATATTGGAGCTCTTCCTGGACGGGGACGGCACGCTGTCCGCCCCCGACATCGTGCGCAGACTCCAGCTGCCCCGCACCACCGTGCACGAGCTGGTCACCACACTCGCCGCCCGGGGATACATCGTCCAGGTGCAGGGCCAGCCGGGACGCTACCGCCTCGGAGTCCGCCCGTACCAGCTCGGCAGCCGCTACGCCGAGCAGCTGGACCTCGCCGCCGAGGGCCAGCAGGTGGCCAGGTCCGTCGCCGAGACCTGCGACGAGACGGTGCACGTGGCGATCCTGGAGTACACGGACGTCATCTACATCGCCAAGGTCGACTCCACGCACGCCGTGCGCATGGTCTCCGCCGCGGGCCGCCGCCTCCCGGCGCACTGCACCTCCGTCGGCAAGATGCTCCTCGCCTCCCTTCCCGAGGTCGAGCTGAGCGCCCGGATCCCGGACGACGCCGACCTGATCGCCATGACCCCCAACAGCATCACCGACCCGGCCGCCCTGCGCGAGACCCTGGCCCGGATCCGTGAGCGGGGTCTCGCCGTGGAGAACCGCGAGTCCAACCCGGACGTCTCCTGCGTCGCCGCGCCGGTCCGCGACCGCACCGGTCGGGTCGTCGCCGCGATCTCGATCTCCGTCCCCATGATCCGCTGGAGCGACGAGCGCCGGATCGAGCTGGAGCAGCTCGCCGCCAAGGGCGCCGCGGAGCTGTCCGAGCGCCTCGGCCACCGGATCGTGGCATGA